DNA from Nitrospirota bacterium:
CTTGAGCAGGTGGCGGACCTGGCGGCCCGGTGGTTCACACGGCACCTCCTCGCCCCGAAATAGCCCCGAATAGAAAGTTCTCACATTCCCCCCCGGCGATGCCCTCCCCTTATCCGGCGAGGGCTGTACCGCCCGGAAAAATGACAAATAAGAGAATGGGTTACGTCATTAAGTGACAAAATTTGTCATTACCCTCTTTTGTCACTGAAAAACCAAGGTCTTGATTTTGCAGCTTTTTTGTCCTGGCACGGTTACTGCATATGTAAATGGCGGAAGGCGGAAGCAAAAGGTTGTTCCCCCTCTAAGCCTCCTTGCGAAGGGGACCCTGAGCGGAAAGCGAGCTTCCCCTGAGATAAGAGCGCCGCTCATGGGTCCCCTTCCCCTCCCGACCGCAATGCTGCACAAAGGGCGAAAAGACTGGAGTCCCGCCCATGTCCCACGGGAGAGCAAAAGGAAGGGACAAAAAAATTATGCAATTTAGAGGCGAATCTGTTATACTGCTCCCACTGTTTGGGCCGAGGGAATCGGGTAACCTCACCGACACAGACAGCCCCGGTTCAGCGGGGCAAGGCGGCACAAGGGGGAAAGGATGGAGCGGAACACGCCATCCGGTCAGGACCGCCGGAGGGAGCACCGTATCCCGGAAAAGAAGATCGTCCGCCTTCAGTTGGGCGAGGAATCCTTCACGGGCCTGACCGCCGATTTCAGCTCTTCGGGCTTCAGCATGTACAGCATCCACCCTTTCGATGACGGTGTCCTGGTGCGCGCCGAAGTCTCCGACGTTTCAGGGCAGAGAGAGGCCCGGCTCATCTGGTCCGACAAGAGCAAGGTCCTCTTCAAGTACGGCTTTCTCTTCCAGTAGGCAGGCCCCCGGCAGCCGGTCAAGAGGTGACAAGCAGGCGGCCAGACGCGCGCCGGCCCGTCGTCAGGCAATCACGGCCTTCGGACATCCAGAGGGAAGCTGTGCGCCCGGGAGGAAACGCCTGGGGAGCTACAGGTCGGGGGCGGCTTCCGCGCTGCCCTGGCGGGAGTGGTAGTGCTCCATCATGAGGAGGCGCCGCTTGATATCGACCCCCGGGGTATACCCGCCCAGCTCTCCGTCGCTCTCCACGATGCGGTGGCAGGGAAGCACGATGGGGATGGGGTTCTTGGCGAGGGCCCGTCCCACCGCGCGGGAGCCCAGGGGACGGCCCACCCTCTGGGCAAGCCATTTGTAGCTGCGCGTCTCCCCGAAGGGGACCTCACGGAGGGCCAGCCAGACCGTCCGCTCGAAGTCGGTGCCGTGGGGAAGATGCAGAGGCCACCGGAACGGCCCCGTGAGGGTGCCCGCGAAGTACTCCGCAAGCTCGGCCAGGAATCCCCCGGGTGCGGCCCCCGCCTTCATGTGCGGGCGCTCGAACAGGATGCCCGAGAGTTTCCTCCCGGTGAAAACGAGATAGATATCGCCCAGCGGGCTTTCGTACGTCGCGTAGTACGTCATGTGCCCGAGAAAGCGGTGTGGGTGCGGCTCAGAGGAGGCGGATGCCGGCGAAGTAGCAGCAGAGCTCGCTGTCGAGGTCGTTGATGAAGGAGCGCTCCTCACCGTCCTCGAACATGATGCGCACCAGGCAGAACCCGCCGGGCAGGGTGGAATGGCGCTCTTCGACCACCTCCCCCTCGCCCCAGCAGCCGTACCGCACGTGGCGCACACGGTCGCCGGCCCTCAGATACAGTCTCGGTCCCCACATCCGCATGCCTTATTATAACGGGCGGGCGGCGGAGAAGACCAGAACCTATCTCAAAATTGCTTCCGACTGTAAGAGGCCTAAATGGCGTCATACGGCGTCCTGAAGGAAAAATCGTCCTCACCGCAGCTCTGCTGCGCCTCCGGGCGATTCCCCTTCCCTCCTTGTCTGCCGCCATTTATTCTCTCTTTCGCTTCGAAATCAATTGTGAGACAGATTCTACCCTATGCGGTCCGCTCCCATGTAAGGGCGAAGGGCCTCGGGCACCACGACGGCGCCGTCGCGCCGCTGGTAGTTCTCCAGGATGGCCACGACGGTGCGCCCTATGGCCAGGCTCGAGCCGTTCAGGGTGTGGACGAACTCCGTGCCCTTCCTGCCCTCGCGGCGGAAGCGCACCGAGGC
Protein-coding regions in this window:
- a CDS encoding DUF3553 domain-containing protein yields the protein MWGPRLYLRAGDRVRHVRYGCWGEGEVVEERHSTLPGGFCLVRIMFEDGEERSFINDLDSELCCYFAGIRLL
- a CDS encoding PilZ domain-containing protein — protein: MERNTPSGQDRRREHRIPEKKIVRLQLGEESFTGLTADFSSSGFSMYSIHPFDDGVLVRAEVSDVSGQREARLIWSDKSKVLFKYGFLFQ
- a CDS encoding methylated-DNA--[protein]-cysteine S-methyltransferase — encoded protein: MTYYATYESPLGDIYLVFTGRKLSGILFERPHMKAGAAPGGFLAELAEYFAGTLTGPFRWPLHLPHGTDFERTVWLALREVPFGETRSYKWLAQRVGRPLGSRAVGRALAKNPIPIVLPCHRIVESDGELGGYTPGVDIKRRLLMMEHYHSRQGSAEAAPDL